In Drosophila pseudoobscura strain MV-25-SWS-2005 chromosome 4, UCI_Dpse_MV25, whole genome shotgun sequence, the following proteins share a genomic window:
- the LOC117184252 gene encoding probable trafficking protein particle complex subunit 13 homolog isoform X1, with translation MDPIEPDAHLLALKVMRLMRPTLVELGPVVSCEHKDLVQRFSSKPHSDVFSGIIAETLSAGQVLLLPQSFGNIYLGETFSSYICVHNCSPQPVECINVKTDLQSNSTRINLSLQKNNKSAIILAPGETIDDVIRYEVKEIGTHILVCEVNYTSPAGYAQSLRKFFKFQVLKPLDVKTKFYNAEIEEIYLEAQIQNVTTSPFCLEKVELDSSEEFTVIPLNTLPNGESVFNTKNMLQPNNSCQFLYCIKPKVQKATDIHALRQLSNVGKLDIVWRSNLGEKGRLQTSQLQRLPYECKDLRFEVINALNTVKIGTIFTFNCRVTNTSEHTMKLHVRLVTKLSPECQYTGCADFKLDELNTGENAEFPLSVSPSKLGLIKIADLLLVDTENNEHYSIEKVVEVFVVDSDYNKDHKTFQNRLIRYAKPTDIIIQSPVQLQVV, from the exons ATGGACCCAATAGAGCCTGATGCacatttattggctttaaAAG TTATGCGTTTAATGCGGCCGACATTAGTTGAACTTGGGCCGGTCGTAAGCTGTGAACACAAAGATTTGGTGCAACGCTTTTCTTCTAAGCCTCATAGTGATGTTTTTTCTGGGATTATTGCTGAAACACTGTCGGCAGGTCAAGTGCTGTTGTTACCACAGTCATTTGGAAACATATATCTGGGTGAAACATTTTCAAGTTACATTTGTGTTCACAATTGTTCACCACAGCCTGTTGAATGTATTAACGTTAAAACGGACCTGCAGTCAAACAGTACCCGTATAAATTTATCCttgcaaaaaaataacaagTCTGCAATCATATTGGCACCTGGAGAGACTATTGATGATGTTATACGATATGAAGTAAAAGAGATTGGAACACATAT aCTTGTCTGCGAGGTGAATTATACGAGTCCAGCGGGGTACGCTCAATCCTTAAGAAAATTTTTTAAGTTTCAAGTCTTAAAACCACTTGAcgtaaaaacaaaattttataATGCAGAAATTGAAGAAATTTATTTGGAGGCTCAAATACAAAATGTTACCACCAGTCCATTCTGTCTCGAGAAAGTGGAATTGGATAGCTCTGAAGAATTTACAGTTATTCCTTTAAATACATTGCCCAATGGGGAGTCTGTTTTTAATACTAAGAACATGTTGCAACCTAACAATAGTTGTCAGTTTCTTTATTGCATAAAA CCAAAAGTGCAGAAAGCTACAGACATCCATGCTCTTCGACAGTTAAGCAATGTAGGCAAACTGGATATCGTTTGGCGGTCAAATCTCGGTGAAAAAGGACGATTGCAAACTAGTCAATTACAGCGTTTG CCCTATGAATGTAAGGATCTGCGGTTCGAAGTCATAAATGCTCTAAATACAGTAAAAATTGGAACAATATTTACCTTTAACTGTAGGGTAACAAATACATCCGAGCACACAATGAAATTGCATGTTCGACTGGTTACTAAGTTATCGCCGGAATGTCAATATACGGGCTGTGCTGATTTTAAGCTTGATGAACTAAACACTGGAGAAAATGCCGAGTTTCCACTATCGGTTTCCCCATCGAAGTTGGGTCTCATTAAAATTGCCGACTTATTACTGGTTGACACCGAAAACAATGAACATTACTCGATAGAAAAGGTAGTAGAAGTCTTTGTAGTAGATTCGGATTACAACAAAGATCACAAAACCTTTCAGAATAGATTAATTCGCTATGCAAAGCCAACGGATATTATAATACAGTCGCCGGTTCAATTACAGGTGGTATAG
- the LOC117184252 gene encoding probable trafficking protein particle complex subunit 13 homolog isoform X2 yields the protein MDPIEPDAHLLALKVMRLMRPTLVELGPVVSCEHKDLVQRFSSKPHSDVFSGIIAETLSAGQVLLLPQSFGNIYLGETFSSYICVHNCSPQPVECINVKTDLQSNSTRINLSLQKNNKSAIILAPGETIDDVIRYEVKEIGTHILVCEVNYTSPAGYAQSLRKFFKFQVLKPLDVKTKFYNAEIEEIYLEAQIQNVTTSPFCLEKVELDSSEEFTVIPLNTLPNGESVFNTKNMLQPNNSCQFLYCIKPKVQKATDIHALRQLSNVGKLDIVWRSNLGEKGRLQTSQLQRLPYEW from the exons ATGGACCCAATAGAGCCTGATGCacatttattggctttaaAAG TTATGCGTTTAATGCGGCCGACATTAGTTGAACTTGGGCCGGTCGTAAGCTGTGAACACAAAGATTTGGTGCAACGCTTTTCTTCTAAGCCTCATAGTGATGTTTTTTCTGGGATTATTGCTGAAACACTGTCGGCAGGTCAAGTGCTGTTGTTACCACAGTCATTTGGAAACATATATCTGGGTGAAACATTTTCAAGTTACATTTGTGTTCACAATTGTTCACCACAGCCTGTTGAATGTATTAACGTTAAAACGGACCTGCAGTCAAACAGTACCCGTATAAATTTATCCttgcaaaaaaataacaagTCTGCAATCATATTGGCACCTGGAGAGACTATTGATGATGTTATACGATATGAAGTAAAAGAGATTGGAACACATAT aCTTGTCTGCGAGGTGAATTATACGAGTCCAGCGGGGTACGCTCAATCCTTAAGAAAATTTTTTAAGTTTCAAGTCTTAAAACCACTTGAcgtaaaaacaaaattttataATGCAGAAATTGAAGAAATTTATTTGGAGGCTCAAATACAAAATGTTACCACCAGTCCATTCTGTCTCGAGAAAGTGGAATTGGATAGCTCTGAAGAATTTACAGTTATTCCTTTAAATACATTGCCCAATGGGGAGTCTGTTTTTAATACTAAGAACATGTTGCAACCTAACAATAGTTGTCAGTTTCTTTATTGCATAAAA CCAAAAGTGCAGAAAGCTACAGACATCCATGCTCTTCGACAGTTAAGCAATGTAGGCAAACTGGATATCGTTTGGCGGTCAAATCTCGGTGAAAAAGGACGATTGCAAACTAGTCAATTACAGCGTTTG CCCTATGAAT GGTAA
- the LOC117184252 gene encoding probable trafficking protein particle complex subunit 13 homolog isoform X3, with product MDPIEPDAHLLALKVMRLMRPTLVELGPVVSCEHKDLVQRFSSKPHSDVFSGIIAETLSAGQVLLLPQSFGNIYLGETFSSYICVHNCSPQPVECINVKTDLQSNSTRINLSLQKNNKSAIILAPGETIDDVIRYEVKEIGTHILVCEVNYTSPAGN from the exons ATGGACCCAATAGAGCCTGATGCacatttattggctttaaAAG TTATGCGTTTAATGCGGCCGACATTAGTTGAACTTGGGCCGGTCGTAAGCTGTGAACACAAAGATTTGGTGCAACGCTTTTCTTCTAAGCCTCATAGTGATGTTTTTTCTGGGATTATTGCTGAAACACTGTCGGCAGGTCAAGTGCTGTTGTTACCACAGTCATTTGGAAACATATATCTGGGTGAAACATTTTCAAGTTACATTTGTGTTCACAATTGTTCACCACAGCCTGTTGAATGTATTAACGTTAAAACGGACCTGCAGTCAAACAGTACCCGTATAAATTTATCCttgcaaaaaaataacaagTCTGCAATCATATTGGCACCTGGAGAGACTATTGATGATGTTATACGATATGAAGTAAAAGAGATTGGAACACATAT aCTTGTCTGCGAGGTGAATTATACGAGTCCAGCGGG AAATTGA
- the CtsL4 gene encoding cathepsin L1, whose translation MFSSSTEGYLKNFLRLLKSQSNVADDNIAEIVGSSQMTNIPESLDWRRKGFTTPSQNQQSCGSCYAFSIAESIEGQIFKRTGKILSLSEQQIVDCSVSHGNQGCTGGSLRNTLKYLQSTGGIMRSDDYKYVSKKGKCQFVRDLSVVNITSWAILPVNNEQAIQAAVAHIGPIAVSINATPRTFQLYSDGIYDDASCVSTSVNHAMLVIGFGKDFWILKNWWGDRWGESGYMRLKKGINLCGIANYAAYAIV comes from the exons ATGTTCAGTTCG AGTACAGAGggttatttaaaaaattttctACGTTTATTGAAAAGTCAATCAAACGTAGCCGACGATAATATTGCTGAAATAGTTGGATCGTCACAAATGACTAACATCCCCGAAAGTCTGGATTGGCGGAGAAAAGGGTTCACGACCCCATCACAGAATCAGCAAAGCTGTGGCTCATGCTACGCTTTCAGTATTGCTGAAAGCATTGAAGGACAGATTTTTAAACGCACAGGAAAAATATTGAGCTTAAGCGAACAACAAATTGTAGACTGCAGTGTGTCTCATGGAAATCAAGGATGCACTGGAGGATCTTTACGGAACACTTTAAAATACTTACAGAGCACAGGCGGTATAATGAGATCGGATGATTACAAATACGTTTCAAAg AAAGGGAAATGCCAGTTTGTAAGGGACCTTTCCGTCGTTAATATTACTTCTTGGGCTATACTACCAGTTAATAATGAACAGGCAATTCAAGCTGCTGTGGCACATATCGGTCCTATTGCTGTTTCAATAAATGCCACTCCAAGGACATTTCAATTATACAG TGACGGCATTTATGACGACGCTTCATGTGTGTCCACATCTGTAAATCATGCAATGTTGGTAATTGGATTCGGAAAGGATTTTTGGATATTAAAGAACTGGTGGGGCGACCGTTGGGGAGAATCTGGCTACATGAGATTGAAGAAAGGCATAAATTTATGTGGAATTGCGAATTACGCTGCGTATGCAATTGTGTGA